Proteins encoded by one window of Brevibacterium atlanticum:
- a CDS encoding LLM class flavin-dependent oxidoreductase has product MTEPKYLWYIPNQARPGHRGDEVRADHNSLDTLTEHARAVEANGWEGALLGTGWTRPDTFTVGTALAARTETFQPLIAARPGYWHPANFAAATATLDHLSRGRALINIVSGTDSASAYGDTVIERSERYARTQEFIHLVRRLWTEDAVTYDGRFYTLNDATLGARPFAVGERTQPTLYFGGASAEAERVAAAEADVQLFWGETYAAVAERIARLRALSAEVGRAHAPLEFGLRVTVVVRETSDEAWSVARARVAGMHDENQAKVWRENHRQSVGQDRLVALADEGDVLDDVLYTAPGRLGGQGAGTTWLVGSFAEVAAALDRYRSLGVSHFILSDTPYLTEVERVGQNLLPLLERDGAGATVTEGDRIERVESERVGAGLG; this is encoded by the coding sequence ATGACCGAGCCGAAGTATCTCTGGTACATCCCCAATCAGGCCCGTCCCGGGCACCGCGGCGATGAAGTCCGCGCCGACCACAACTCGTTGGACACGCTGACCGAACACGCCCGGGCGGTCGAGGCCAACGGCTGGGAGGGTGCGCTGCTGGGCACCGGGTGGACGCGGCCGGATACGTTCACCGTCGGCACCGCCCTGGCCGCCCGCACGGAAACGTTCCAGCCACTCATCGCCGCTCGGCCCGGGTACTGGCATCCGGCGAACTTCGCGGCCGCGACGGCCACGCTCGATCACCTCAGTCGGGGACGTGCTCTGATCAACATCGTCTCGGGCACTGACTCGGCGTCGGCCTATGGAGACACCGTGATCGAGAGGAGCGAGCGCTATGCCCGCACCCAGGAATTCATCCACCTGGTCAGGCGGCTGTGGACCGAAGACGCGGTGACTTACGATGGGCGGTTCTACACCCTCAACGACGCGACCCTCGGGGCTCGACCATTCGCTGTGGGGGAGCGGACGCAGCCGACACTGTACTTCGGTGGGGCTTCGGCCGAGGCCGAGAGAGTCGCCGCCGCCGAGGCGGATGTGCAGCTGTTCTGGGGAGAGACCTACGCTGCTGTGGCCGAGAGAATTGCGCGTCTGCGGGCGCTGTCTGCCGAGGTCGGGCGGGCCCATGCGCCCTTGGAATTCGGACTGCGCGTGACCGTCGTCGTTCGTGAGACGAGTGACGAGGCGTGGAGCGTGGCTCGGGCACGTGTGGCGGGCATGCACGATGAGAACCAGGCGAAGGTGTGGCGGGAGAACCACCGGCAGTCGGTGGGGCAGGACCGTCTCGTTGCGCTCGCCGATGAGGGCGACGTCCTCGACGATGTCCTCTACACCGCTCCCGGTCGCCTCGGTGGGCAAGGCGCGGGAACCACGTGGTTGGTGGGTTCGTTCGCCGAGGTCGCCGCGGCGCTCGACCGGTACCGCTCGCTGGGCGTCTCCCACTTCATCCTCTCGGACACGCCGTACCTGACCGAGGTCGAGCGGGTCGGGCAGAACCTGCTGCCGCTGCTCGAACGGGATGGGGCGGGCGCGACCGTGACCGAGGGGGACAGGATCGAGCGCGTCGAGTCTGAGCGCGTCGGGGCCGGGCTCGGATAG
- a CDS encoding ABC transporter substrate-binding protein gives MALPPSGGSARRTPPLPTSRHRRRDQRTRRRAHGLVGILAAAALTLSACGGAASGQGSVADLQDEKLPEEIPADTTLRIADQQEQQQVALQSSGELENLDFKAEFSNFVGGPEILEAFRADAVDVARVGDTPPIHAFASGEVVPIILAFRSNPDSVRLATSPKTKVHSTSQLKGAKIAYAEGTAQGSIVLKLLKKEGLSTDDVELVRLELAEFSEALQSDEVDIAPLTGARLARYLDGYEDKGAAYLPDKETSGLGTGLNFIYARKEALEDPAKAAALRSYVEHSIKASQWIDKNTDQWVQDYFVDNQGVSEKDGYFIRKQEGQTVFPTLDDVVDDEQNTIDVSFDAGELPVEVDADEMVDRRFDDVITNTVDEIGAHQTREELDE, from the coding sequence ATGGCACTTCCACCTTCCGGCGGCTCCGCCCGCAGGACACCGCCACTACCGACATCACGACATCGACGACGGGACCAGCGCACCCGACGCCGCGCCCACGGCCTCGTCGGGATCCTCGCCGCAGCAGCACTGACCCTGAGTGCCTGCGGGGGAGCCGCCTCGGGGCAGGGGTCGGTCGCCGACCTCCAGGATGAGAAGCTGCCCGAGGAGATCCCCGCCGACACGACCCTGCGCATCGCCGACCAGCAGGAACAGCAGCAGGTGGCGCTGCAATCCTCGGGAGAGCTCGAGAATCTCGACTTCAAGGCCGAGTTCTCGAACTTCGTCGGCGGACCTGAGATCCTCGAGGCCTTCCGCGCTGATGCCGTCGACGTGGCCCGAGTCGGCGACACCCCACCGATCCACGCCTTCGCCTCGGGCGAGGTGGTGCCGATCATCCTCGCCTTCCGCTCGAATCCCGACTCGGTTCGGCTTGCCACCTCACCGAAGACGAAGGTCCACTCGACCTCCCAGCTCAAGGGCGCGAAGATCGCCTACGCCGAGGGCACCGCCCAGGGCTCGATCGTGCTCAAACTGCTCAAGAAGGAGGGACTGAGCACCGACGACGTCGAACTCGTCCGCCTCGAACTCGCCGAGTTCAGCGAGGCCCTGCAGTCGGACGAAGTCGACATCGCGCCTCTCACCGGTGCCCGCTTGGCCCGCTACCTCGACGGCTACGAAGACAAGGGCGCGGCCTACCTCCCGGATAAGGAGACCTCAGGACTGGGCACCGGGCTGAACTTCATCTACGCCCGCAAGGAAGCCCTCGAAGATCCTGCCAAGGCGGCAGCCCTGCGCTCCTACGTCGAACACTCGATCAAGGCGAGCCAATGGATCGACAAGAACACCGACCAATGGGTCCAGGACTACTTCGTCGACAACCAGGGCGTGAGTGAGAAGGACGGTTACTTCATCCGCAAGCAGGAGGGCCAGACGGTCTTCCCGACCCTTGACGACGTCGTCGACGACGAACAGAACACCATCGACGTCAGCTTTGACGCCGGCGAACTGCCGGTCGAGGTCGACGCGGATGAGATGGTCGACCGCCGGTTCGACGACGTCATCACGAACACCGTCGACGAGATCGGCGCCCACCAGACCAGAGAGGAGCTCGACGAATGA
- a CDS encoding phosphatase PAP2 family protein, with amino-acid sequence MTRMRRWPYTFAMALSLLVGAAAVIPSLCLDLPLRDPDGFLGPSYIRLPLLALGFIGGGLLVEAVRRSGWRNLSGSLVDVAKKEWNTHRLLCIGAGLLSFYLCYVAYRNLKSVLPVVRDGTLYDRQLLHLDYWLTGGHNPAVVLHDVLGTDVMASLLSIAYLAYLPLIPISLGAVLVLSRNHAIGAWYATTLCLNWVFGVISYYLLPSVGPAFSNPEAYRALPDTGVSQLQDSLISTRMDYLSNPFGSDSIQGVAAFASLHVSVTFAAALFMTRTKQKPAIRAAAWIFFGVTIIATLYFGWHYLLDDVAGMVIGWASVTLAGWVTGHRRKRQSPVGPTTESGLTAEFDREVTDPVNESAPVPILEVTAHDRAAADPVLEAAEPDLEMTDLDSETTGPTPVQR; translated from the coding sequence ATGACCAGAATGCGACGTTGGCCCTACACCTTTGCCATGGCGCTGTCTCTGCTCGTCGGAGCGGCCGCCGTGATCCCATCCCTCTGTCTCGACCTCCCGCTGCGCGATCCCGACGGGTTCCTCGGACCCTCCTATATCCGACTGCCCCTGCTGGCTCTCGGGTTCATCGGCGGCGGACTCCTCGTCGAGGCGGTGAGACGAAGCGGGTGGCGGAACCTGTCCGGCAGCCTCGTCGACGTCGCCAAGAAGGAGTGGAACACCCATCGTCTGCTGTGCATCGGTGCCGGCCTGCTGAGCTTCTACCTCTGCTACGTTGCCTACCGCAATCTCAAGAGCGTGCTGCCGGTCGTCCGCGACGGCACCCTCTACGACCGGCAGCTGCTGCACCTCGACTACTGGCTCACCGGTGGCCACAACCCGGCAGTGGTGCTCCACGATGTGCTCGGCACCGACGTCATGGCGAGCCTGCTCTCGATCGCCTACCTCGCGTATCTCCCGCTCATCCCGATCAGCCTCGGCGCGGTCCTCGTCCTCAGCCGCAACCACGCCATCGGTGCCTGGTACGCCACGACCCTGTGCCTCAACTGGGTCTTCGGTGTCATCAGCTACTACCTGCTGCCGTCGGTCGGGCCGGCGTTCAGCAATCCCGAGGCCTATCGGGCGCTGCCCGACACCGGGGTCAGCCAGCTCCAGGACTCTCTGATCTCCACTCGCATGGACTACCTCAGCAACCCCTTCGGCAGCGACTCGATCCAAGGAGTGGCCGCGTTCGCCTCGCTGCACGTCTCGGTCACGTTCGCTGCGGCACTGTTCATGACACGAACGAAGCAGAAGCCGGCGATCAGGGCGGCCGCCTGGATCTTCTTCGGCGTGACGATCATCGCCACCCTGTACTTCGGCTGGCACTACCTCCTCGACGATGTCGCCGGCATGGTCATCGGCTGGGCCTCGGTGACACTGGCAGGGTGGGTCACCGGCCACCGTCGGAAACGACAGAGTCCGGTCGGCCCCACCACAGAATCCGGCCTCACCGCTGAATTCGATCGTGAGGTGACCGATCCAGTCAACGAATCTGCCCCTGTTCCGATCCTCGAGGTGACAGCCCACGACCGCGCTGCCGCCGATCCCGTGCTCGAGGCGGCCGAGCCCGATCTCGAAATGACGGACCTGGACTCCGAAACGACCGGCCCCACCCCCGTCCAGCGCTGA
- a CDS encoding ABC transporter permease → MSTATVNHEESVHNHDESVRLAPGQHSVSSSTAPALEPRRSWRSRLSPRRISLGIVILIAVWVLGSALGLIDPLILPAPWTAAATGLTLIENGRLTSNLLTSVQRAVIGLGLGTVIAVILALFSGLSRLGESLIDGPMNVKRAVPTLAFIPLAVVWLGIGEGMKITLIVFSVMVPIYINTHAALRGLDGRYQELAFTLDLTKREFITKVALPGALPGFFTGLRLAVTSAWTSLVVVEQINATSGIGFLMNQARLYGQIDIIVVGLVVYAVLGVGSDLLVRLAERRALTWRQTLSR, encoded by the coding sequence ATGAGCACCGCCACCGTCAACCACGAAGAGAGCGTGCACAATCATGATGAGAGCGTGCGTCTGGCTCCGGGCCAGCACAGCGTCAGCTCTTCGACCGCCCCTGCCCTCGAACCTCGCCGGTCATGGCGAAGCCGCCTCTCGCCGCGCCGCATCTCGCTGGGCATCGTCATCCTCATCGCTGTGTGGGTGCTCGGCTCGGCGCTGGGACTCATCGACCCGCTCATCCTGCCGGCGCCGTGGACCGCGGCCGCCACCGGTCTCACGCTCATCGAGAACGGCCGCCTCACCTCGAATCTGCTCACCTCGGTGCAGCGGGCGGTCATCGGGCTGGGACTCGGCACGGTCATCGCCGTCATCCTCGCGCTCTTCTCCGGGCTCTCCCGCCTCGGCGAGAGCCTCATCGACGGACCGATGAACGTCAAACGTGCCGTACCCACCTTGGCTTTCATCCCCCTGGCGGTCGTGTGGCTGGGCATCGGGGAGGGGATGAAGATCACCCTCATCGTCTTCTCCGTGATGGTGCCCATCTACATCAACACCCACGCCGCCCTGCGCGGACTCGACGGCCGCTATCAGGAACTCGCGTTCACCCTCGACCTCACGAAACGCGAGTTCATCACCAAGGTCGCCCTCCCCGGCGCGCTGCCCGGATTCTTCACCGGGCTCCGCCTGGCCGTGACCAGCGCCTGGACGTCACTGGTCGTCGTCGAACAGATCAACGCCACCTCCGGAATCGGCTTCCTCATGAACCAGGCCCGCCTCTACGGACAGATCGACATCATCGTGGTCGGGCTCGTCGTCTACGCCGTCCTCGGCGTCGGCAGCGACCTGCTCGTCCGCCTCGCAGAAAGGAGGGCGCTGACATGGCGCCAGACACTCTCACGGTGA
- a CDS encoding ABC transporter ATP-binding protein, whose amino-acid sequence MTGSHTSSQTNSPTPAEAAPQLVRVRELTRRFASRTVLDHIDVDIAAGEFVALLGRSGSGKSTLLRALAGLDRGAEGSIDVPAERSVAFQDSRLLPWQRVLENVTLGLRGDDPAGRAREALAEVGLAGREQSWPKELSGGEQQRVSLARALVREPALLLADEPFGALDALTKSKMHGLLHTLLERHRPAVLLVTHDIDEALLLADRIIVLDEGRISTDLRVPAAHPRTVSDSELAELRISLLESLGVDTRV is encoded by the coding sequence GTGACAGGCTCTCATACCTCATCCCAGACGAATTCCCCTACCCCCGCCGAGGCGGCCCCGCAGCTTGTGCGTGTCCGCGAGCTGACCCGCCGGTTCGCTTCCCGCACCGTGCTCGACCACATCGACGTCGACATCGCCGCCGGTGAGTTCGTCGCCCTCCTCGGGCGCAGCGGATCCGGGAAATCCACCCTGCTGCGCGCGCTCGCCGGCCTCGACCGTGGGGCAGAGGGAAGCATCGATGTGCCCGCCGAACGTTCGGTCGCCTTCCAGGACTCCCGGCTGCTGCCGTGGCAGAGAGTGCTTGAGAACGTCACCCTCGGACTGCGCGGCGACGATCCCGCCGGGCGCGCACGGGAGGCCCTCGCTGAGGTGGGGCTGGCCGGACGGGAGCAGTCCTGGCCCAAGGAACTCTCCGGTGGTGAGCAGCAGCGGGTGTCACTGGCCCGGGCGCTCGTGCGTGAGCCGGCGCTGCTGCTCGCCGACGAACCGTTCGGCGCCCTTGATGCGCTGACCAAGTCGAAGATGCACGGACTCCTGCACACACTGCTCGAGCGACATCGTCCCGCCGTCCTCCTCGTCACCCACGACATCGACGAGGCGCTGCTGCTGGCCGATCGGATCATCGTCCTCGACGAGGGACGGATCTCGACCGATCTGCGGGTCCCGGCGGCTCATCCGCGGACCGTCTCCGATTCCGAACTCGCCGAGCTGCGGATCTCCCTGCTGGAGTCCCTCGGGGTCGACACCCGGGTCTGA
- the crtI gene encoding phytoene desaturase family protein, translated as MSRVIVIGGGVAGLATSALLVRDGHEVTVLERGDRLGGRAGSVEERGFRFDTGPSWFLMREVYDHFFALLGTSTDEQLDLRLLDPGYQVFSEPDDVAGLRSVTVPHGVEAVAELFESIEPGAGSAVRTYLRSAGATADVARSRFLYNPFDRLTPVIGRDVLRSLPQLTRLLMRPLAGFVKRRFKEPILRRILTYPAVFLGTDPNRAPAIYHLLSAFDLDQGVFYPMGGFWALVERMEELARAAGVTVVTGAEVTEVMAQRRGGRAAVTRGGRPTVSGVRWTAAEGRSQVELADLVVSAADLHHTETELLPQRLRSYPESAWSKVESGPGAIIAMLGVDGALPEIGHHSLFFTDEWEENLQAIFGTDQRIPDPASFYVCKPSATDPTVAPGGHENLFVLIPVPADVEIGSGGADGDGSPSVEAAVDAAIERIGLWAGVEDLRDRIRLRRTVGPADFARDFHSWKGGMLGPSHILRQSAFLRMQNQSRCVDGLYYAGATTAPGIGVPMCLISAEVVAKRIRGDHSAGPTPV; from the coding sequence ATGAGCCGGGTGATCGTCATCGGCGGCGGAGTCGCCGGGCTCGCCACCTCGGCGCTCCTGGTCCGCGACGGTCACGAGGTGACCGTCCTCGAACGTGGCGACCGCCTCGGCGGGAGAGCAGGCAGCGTCGAAGAGCGGGGGTTCCGCTTCGACACCGGGCCCTCCTGGTTCCTCATGCGGGAGGTCTATGACCATTTCTTCGCTCTGCTGGGAACGAGCACGGACGAGCAGCTGGATCTGCGGCTGCTCGACCCCGGATATCAGGTCTTCTCCGAACCTGATGACGTCGCCGGTCTGCGCAGCGTAACCGTGCCGCACGGGGTTGAGGCGGTGGCCGAACTCTTCGAGAGCATCGAGCCCGGCGCAGGCAGCGCGGTGCGAACGTACCTGCGATCGGCGGGCGCGACTGCCGATGTCGCCCGCAGTCGATTCCTCTACAACCCGTTCGATCGGTTGACGCCGGTTATCGGTCGGGATGTTCTCCGGTCTCTGCCGCAGCTGACCCGACTGCTGATGCGGCCACTGGCCGGATTCGTAAAGCGGCGGTTCAAGGAACCCATTCTGCGTCGGATCCTGACGTATCCGGCGGTGTTCCTCGGCACCGATCCGAATCGGGCTCCGGCGATCTATCACCTGTTGAGCGCGTTCGATCTGGACCAGGGAGTCTTCTATCCGATGGGCGGGTTCTGGGCACTCGTCGAACGTATGGAGGAACTGGCTCGCGCGGCCGGGGTCACGGTCGTCACCGGAGCGGAGGTGACCGAGGTGATGGCGCAGCGGCGTGGTGGCCGAGCCGCTGTCACACGTGGTGGTCGACCGACTGTCAGCGGTGTCCGGTGGACCGCCGCCGAGGGGCGGTCGCAGGTCGAACTGGCAGACCTCGTCGTCTCTGCGGCCGATCTGCATCACACGGAGACCGAGCTGCTTCCGCAGCGGCTGCGCAGCTACCCGGAATCGGCGTGGTCGAAGGTCGAGAGCGGACCGGGGGCGATCATCGCGATGCTCGGTGTCGACGGGGCGCTGCCGGAAATCGGGCATCATTCGCTGTTCTTCACCGATGAGTGGGAGGAGAATCTGCAGGCGATCTTCGGCACCGACCAGCGGATCCCCGATCCGGCATCGTTCTACGTGTGCAAACCCAGCGCCACGGATCCCACGGTCGCACCGGGCGGGCACGAGAACCTCTTCGTGCTCATTCCGGTCCCGGCGGATGTGGAGATCGGCAGCGGGGGAGCGGACGGCGACGGGTCTCCCAGCGTCGAGGCGGCGGTCGATGCCGCGATCGAGCGCATCGGACTGTGGGCGGGAGTCGAGGATCTGCGTGATCGGATCCGGTTGCGCAGGACTGTGGGTCCAGCCGATTTCGCGCGGGACTTCCACTCGTGGAAGGGCGGGATGCTCGGGCCGTCGCACATCCTGCGCCAGAGCGCATTCCTGCGAATGCAGAACCAGTCCCGATGCGTCGACGGGCTCTATTACGCCGGGGCGACGACCGCGCCCGGGATCGGTGTGCCGATGTGCCTCATCAGCGCCGAGGTCGTGGCCAAGCGCATCCGCGGGGACCACTCGGCAGGGCCCACGCCGGTGTGA
- a CDS encoding LLM class flavin-dependent oxidoreductase, which produces MTTTPPTATTLRTTPPRERTLHLNAFLMTTGHHEASWRLPDSDPEAGTDIDHYINLAQTAERGGFDSIFFADSPSLRAEVGRRPAGNLEPLTLLSALSVATKRIGLIATASASYNSPYNLARRFSSIDHISRGRVGWNVVTTAGSDAARNFGLDERPAHQTRYERAEEFLEVVQGLWQSWDADAVIADKATGVWGDDEKVNAIDHEGRFFKVAGPLNIPRSPQVYPLIVQAGSSESGKELAAKFAEAVFTAHQWLDEAAAFAADVKDRARRYGRNPEHVKILPGIVPVIGATEAEARAKDDELDRLIRPEFALAQLAQTLRVSPDALALDRQLPADLPDEDEIEGAKSRYTLIVDLARREGLTARELIGRLGGGRGHRTVAGTPEQIADAIEEWFDAGAADGFNIMPPALPSGLDDFVDTVVPILTERGLFRHDYETTTLRGHYGLPVPGPRNSGESSSGQSTPGEPTPGRPTPGQPDRDDEDTATTISEVA; this is translated from the coding sequence ATGACGACGACACCGCCCACGGCGACGACACTGCGCACGACGCCACCGCGTGAGAGGACCCTGCACCTCAACGCATTCCTCATGACCACCGGTCACCACGAAGCCTCGTGGAGGCTTCCCGACAGCGATCCCGAAGCCGGAACCGACATCGACCATTACATCAACTTGGCGCAGACTGCCGAGCGGGGAGGCTTCGACTCGATCTTCTTCGCCGACAGTCCCAGCCTGCGCGCCGAGGTGGGACGACGGCCCGCGGGCAACCTCGAACCGCTCACGCTGCTGAGCGCGCTGTCCGTGGCCACGAAGCGCATCGGCCTCATCGCCACCGCCTCGGCGAGCTACAACTCTCCCTACAACCTGGCCCGCCGCTTCTCCTCGATCGACCACATCAGCCGGGGGAGAGTCGGCTGGAACGTCGTCACCACCGCGGGGTCCGACGCGGCACGGAACTTCGGTCTCGATGAGCGTCCCGCCCACCAGACCAGATACGAACGTGCCGAAGAGTTCCTCGAGGTCGTGCAGGGTCTCTGGCAGAGCTGGGATGCCGACGCGGTCATCGCGGACAAGGCCACCGGCGTCTGGGGTGATGATGAGAAGGTCAACGCCATCGACCATGAGGGTCGCTTCTTCAAGGTCGCGGGACCGCTCAACATCCCTCGCTCACCGCAGGTCTACCCGCTGATCGTGCAGGCGGGATCCTCCGAATCCGGCAAGGAACTCGCTGCGAAGTTCGCCGAGGCGGTCTTCACCGCGCATCAATGGCTCGACGAGGCGGCCGCCTTCGCAGCCGATGTCAAGGACCGTGCGCGCAGGTACGGCCGCAACCCCGAGCATGTGAAGATCCTGCCCGGAATCGTCCCGGTCATCGGCGCCACCGAGGCCGAGGCCCGAGCGAAGGACGACGAGCTCGACCGCCTCATCCGCCCCGAGTTCGCGCTCGCCCAACTCGCCCAGACCCTGCGGGTGTCCCCGGATGCCCTGGCGCTGGATCGGCAGCTGCCCGCCGACCTGCCTGATGAGGACGAGATCGAAGGAGCGAAGTCGCGGTACACGCTCATCGTCGACCTGGCCCGGCGGGAAGGGCTCACAGCACGCGAACTCATCGGCCGCCTCGGCGGGGGTCGCGGGCATCGGACCGTCGCGGGCACACCCGAACAGATCGCCGACGCGATTGAGGAATGGTTCGATGCGGGAGCGGCCGATGGTTTCAACATCATGCCGCCGGCGCTTCCCAGCGGACTCGACGATTTCGTCGACACGGTGGTCCCGATCCTGACCGAACGGGGCCTGTTTCGGCACGACTACGAGACGACGACTCTGCGCGGTCACTACGGCCTGCCGGTCCCCGGTCCGCGGAATTCCGGCGAGTCGTCCTCTGGCCAGTCGACTCCAGGCGAGCCCACTCCTGGCCGGCCCACTCCTGGCCAGCCCGACCGGGATGACGAAGACACTGCAACGACGATCAGCGAGGTGGCCTGA
- a CDS encoding DEAD/DEAH box helicase, with the protein MTGSGCLPPIHGTSTPSGTSKGHPITTSQTRTTNRSSSNGRSGSTTTRTNKTAAPTSFAELGVPQKLVASLDREGKTSAFPIQQDTLPDTLSGRDVLGRGKTGSGKTLAFSIPLVARLAESQAAGDRSHRTREPRGLVLAPTRELATQITEVIDPLAKAVGLKTTTIFGGVKQRRQEDALRSGVDIVVACPGRLEDLLNQGVLTLEHIEVTILDEADHMADLGFLPGVTRLLKQTPTEGQRMFFSATLDNDVDKLVRRFLHNEVLHSVDEATSHVSAMTHHVFEVSVDDKNALVHKLASGTGRRILFTRTKHRAKRFARQLTAAGIPAVDLHGNLSQGARDRNLTAFTNGDAKVLVATDIAARGVHVDSVELVVHVDPPTEHKAYLHRSGRTARAGSAGDVVTVMTPDERKDTQVLLRKAAIKATPKRVTADSPEVAELVGEIAEYVEPQPKEPAQPRKKTEPSTSNGRSSRRRRGGRGGRGGSSGRDGAGNGGSDRSRENSRGGRSGSGRSGGQRSGDSSRQPSSRRASDSRGTSPETRRRNRTRAGGSQQVYSTSS; encoded by the coding sequence ATGACCGGAAGCGGCTGCCTGCCACCAATCCACGGCACCAGCACGCCCTCCGGCACGTCGAAGGGCCATCCCATCACTACGTCACAGACACGCACCACCAACCGCAGCTCCTCCAACGGTCGCAGCGGAAGTACCACCACTCGCACCAATAAGACCGCAGCACCGACGTCGTTCGCCGAACTCGGTGTTCCCCAGAAGCTCGTCGCTTCTCTCGACCGCGAAGGCAAGACCTCCGCCTTCCCGATCCAGCAGGACACTCTTCCGGACACCCTGTCCGGTCGCGATGTGCTCGGACGCGGCAAGACCGGATCCGGCAAGACCTTGGCCTTCTCCATTCCCCTGGTCGCCCGCCTCGCCGAATCGCAGGCCGCCGGCGACAGGTCACACCGCACCCGCGAACCCCGCGGACTCGTCCTCGCTCCTACCCGTGAGCTCGCCACCCAGATCACCGAGGTCATCGACCCGTTGGCCAAGGCCGTCGGCCTGAAGACGACGACGATCTTCGGCGGAGTCAAACAGCGCCGCCAGGAAGATGCGCTGCGCTCCGGCGTCGACATCGTCGTCGCCTGCCCCGGCCGCCTCGAGGACCTGCTCAACCAGGGTGTCCTCACGCTCGAGCACATCGAGGTCACCATCCTCGACGAGGCCGACCACATGGCCGACCTCGGCTTCCTACCCGGCGTCACCCGCCTCCTCAAGCAGACCCCGACCGAGGGGCAGCGGATGTTCTTCTCCGCCACTCTGGACAACGACGTCGACAAGCTCGTCCGTCGCTTCCTGCACAACGAGGTCCTCCACTCCGTCGACGAGGCGACCTCGCACGTCTCGGCCATGACCCACCACGTGTTCGAGGTCTCGGTCGATGACAAGAACGCACTCGTCCACAAACTCGCTTCGGGCACGGGCCGCCGCATCCTCTTCACCCGCACGAAGCACCGGGCCAAGCGCTTCGCACGCCAACTCACCGCAGCCGGCATTCCCGCCGTCGACCTCCACGGCAACCTGTCCCAGGGGGCCCGCGACCGCAACCTCACCGCGTTCACCAATGGTGATGCGAAGGTGCTCGTGGCCACGGACATCGCCGCTCGCGGCGTCCACGTCGACTCCGTCGAGCTCGTCGTCCACGTCGATCCCCCGACCGAGCACAAGGCGTACCTGCACCGTTCGGGTCGCACTGCTCGCGCCGGCAGCGCCGGTGACGTCGTCACCGTGATGACGCCCGATGAGCGCAAGGACACCCAGGTCCTGCTCCGCAAGGCCGCCATCAAAGCGACCCCGAAGAGGGTCACCGCTGACTCCCCCGAGGTGGCCGAGCTCGTCGGTGAGATCGCTGAGTATGTCGAACCGCAGCCGAAGGAACCGGCACAGCCGCGGAAGAAGACCGAACCTTCCACGTCGAATGGTCGATCATCCCGCCGTCGCCGAGGTGGGCGCGGCGGACGGGGCGGAAGCTCGGGACGCGATGGCGCCGGCAACGGTGGCTCCGACCGCAGCCGTGAGAACTCCCGCGGCGGACGTTCCGGCAGCGGTCGGTCGGGCGGTCAGCGCTCGGGTGACTCGAGCCGTCAGCCGAGCAGCCGCCGCGCCTCCGACTCTCGTGGCACGAGTCCCGAGACCCGGCGCCGCAACCGCACGCGCGCCGGAGGCTCGCAGCAGGTCTACTCGACCAGCAGCTGA